From a single Apium graveolens cultivar Ventura chromosome 2, ASM990537v1, whole genome shotgun sequence genomic region:
- the LOC141708058 gene encoding receptor protein kinase TMK1-like — MGCDLIEFHITVLLCISSLVCSVTHPGDFAILDEFRNGLENSELLEWPEKGDDPCGPPFWPHVFCSDGRVTQIQAKNLGLKGSLPHNFNKLVKLENLGLQNNKLNGTLPSFSGLSELQYAYLDFNEFDVIPSDFFHGLSNVRVLALDRNPFNASSGWSISDELQESAQLTNFSCSDCNVVGPLPDFFGRMPSLSLLRLAENRISGSIPESFRESMLQILWLNGQSDGGMTGTIDVIGSMTGLTEVLLHGNQFSGVIPESIGDLTSLQQLNLNGNKFVGFIPPGLANLNLRKLDLSNNMLMGPIPKFKAANVTYTSNSFCQSDPGEKCSSGVNALIDFLGALRFPPNLASQWSGNDPCQQPWLGIVCNAESQVSRINLRGFDLNGTLSPSLANLDSLLEIHLGRNNLSGVVPLKITKLKSLRVLDLTGNNFAPPLPKFHDSVKIIIDGNPRLVAATGGPPLPLNAPLASSPLTSPKASPRSPSSNSSAGNGDSQLPDSPPSPSKNSINSPDSFKEHNESSKGKKVKYVIIAASTLSFMILIVLTALLSVYCYKKRKLSKKAPGAFVVHPREISGSDNMVKITVSDMDGSHQTGTNYEHRVNGGIQNTHVIEDGNAVISVQVLRKVTDNFAPKNELGRGGFGVVYRGELEDGTKLAVKRMEAGVVSNKAVDEFEAEIGVLSKVRHRHLVSLLGYSVEGRERLLVYEYMPQGALSMHLFRWKKLNLEPLSWKRRLTIALDVARGMEYLHNLAHQSFIHRDLKSSNILLGDDFRAKVSDFGLVKLAPDQERSVATRLAGTFGYLAPEYAVTGKITTKADVFSFGVVLMELLTGLMALDEQRTEESRYLAEWFLQIKPDKKKLTDAIDPTIDAKEEDFDSVSAIADLAGHCTARDPNHRPDMGHAVNVLGQLIEKWKPFDNETEDYSGIDYNLPLSQMLEGWKESETISSKNSDLQDSTGSIPNRPAGFADSFTSSDAR; from the exons ATGGGTTGCGATCTTATTGAGTTTCATATTACAGTCTTGTTGTGTATTAGTTCACTTGTTTGTAGTGTTACCCACCCTGGTGATTTTGCAATTTTGGATGAGTTTAGAAATGGGTTGGAAAATTCTGAGCTTTTGGAGTGGCCTGAAAAGGGTGATGACCCTTGTGGCCCTCCTTTTTGGCCTCATGTGTTCTGTTCTGATGGTAGAGTCACACAAATTCAGGCTAAAAATTTGGGCTTGAAGGGTTCTTTACCTCACAACTTCAATAAGCTTGTTAAACTTGAAAATTTGGGTCTGCAGAATAACAAACTCAACGGTACATTGCCTAGTTTTAGCGGGTTATCAGAATTGCAGTACGCGTACTTGGATTTCAATGAATTCGATGTGATCCCTTCGGATTTCTTTCATGGTTTAAGTAATGTGAGAGTTCTTGCTTTAGACAGAAACCCTTTTAATGCGAGTTCAGGATGGTCTATATCTGATGAGCTGCAAGAGTCAGCTCAATTGACAAATTTTTCGTGTAGTGATTGCAATGTGGTTGGACCTTTGCCAGATTTTTTTGGGAGAATGCCATCTCTCTCTTTACTGAGGCTGGCAGAAAACAGAATATCTGGCAGCATACCGGAGAGCTTTCGTGAATCAATGTTACAAATTCTTTGGCTAAATGGTCAAAGTGACGGAGGAATGACGGGCACAATTGATGTCATTGGTTCTATGACAGGACTGACTGAAGTGTTGCTTCATGGTAATCAGTTTTCTGGGGTTATTCCTGAAAGTATTGGGGATTTGACATCTTTGCAACAACTTAACCTCAACGGGAACAAATTTGTTGGCTTCATTCCGCCAGGTTTGGCCAATTTAAATTTACGGAAATTGGATTTGAGCAACAATATGTTGATGGGTCCGATCCCAAAGTTTAAAGCGGCTAATGTAACCTATACTTCAAATTCGTTCTGTCAATCTGATCCTGGTGAGAAATGTTCGTCTGGTGTTAATGCATTAATAGATTTTCTCGGTGCTCTGCGTTTCCCGCCAAATCTGGCTTCTCAGTGGTCTGGTAATGATCCATGTCAACAGCCATGGTTGGGTATCGTTTGCAACGCAGAGTCCCAAGTTTCTAGAATAAATTTACGTGGATTTGATCTTAATGGCACATTGAGTCCTTCACTTGCAAACTTAGATTCTCTACTTGAGATTCACCTCGGTAGGAACAATCTAAGTGGTGTAGTTCCCTTAAAAATAACCAAGTTAAAATCTTTGAGAGTGTTGGATTTAACCGGAAACAATTTTGCACCTCCATTGCCAAAGTTTCATGATAGTGTGAAGATCATAATTGATGGCAATCCTCGATTAGTTGCTGCGACCGGTGGACCTCCACTGCCTCTAAATGCCCCACTGGCCTCATCTCCACTTACTAGTCCAAAGGCAAGTCCCAGATCACCATCAAGCAATTCCTCTGCAGGTAATGGTGATTCACAATTACCTGACAGCCCACCATCCCCATCCAAAAATTCAATTAATTCACCTGATTCTTTCAAAGAGCATAATGAATCAAGTAAAGGCAAGAAAGTCAAGTATGTTATTATTGCTGCCTCAACTCTATCATTTATGATTCTAATTGTTCTTACAGCTCTTTTATCTGTATATTGTTACAAGAAACGGAAACTCTCTAAGAAAGCTCCTGGTGCTTTTGTTGTACACCCAAGAGAAATATCTGGCAGCGATAACATGGTTAAAATTACAGTTTCTGATATGGACGGGTCTCATCAAACTGGGACTAACTATGAGCATAGAGTAAATGGTGGAATACAAAACACCCATGTAATAGAGGATGGAAATGCAGTTATCTCAGTTCAGGTTCTTCGCAAGGTAACTGATAATTTTGCACCAAAAAATGAACTTGGACGTGGAGGTTTTGGAGTAGTATACAGGGGAGAACTAGAAGATGGTACCAAATTGGCAGTTAAAAGAATGGAAGCTGGGGTAGTTAGTAACAAAGCAGTGGATGAATTTGAGGCTGAAATTGGTGTTCTTTCTAAGGTCCGGCACCGACATCTAGTTTCACTTCTCGGGTACTCTGTCGAAGGTAGGGAGAGGCTTTTGGTTTATGAATATATGCCTCAAGGGGCTCTAAGTATGCATCTCTTTCGTTGGAAGAAACTAAACCTAGAGCCGCTATCTTGGAAAAGAAGGCTCACTATTGCTTTAGATGTTGCCAGGGGGATGGAATATCTTCATAATTTGGCACACCAGAGCTTCATTCATCGTGACCTGAAATCTTCAAATATTCTTCTTGGGGATGACTTTAGAGCAAAAGTTTCTGACTTTGGATTGGTGAAACTGGCCCCTGATCAAGAAAGGTCCGTTGCAACTAGGCTTGCTGGGACATTTGGATACCTTGCACCGGAATATGCTG TGACAGGCAAGATCACAACTAAAGCTGATGTCTTCAGTTTTGGGGTTGTGTTAATGGAACTTTTGACTGGATTAATGGCACTCGATGAACAACGTACCGAAGAAAGCAGGTATCTTGCTGAGTGGTTTTTGCAGATAAAACCGGACAAGAAGAAGCTAACTGATGCCATTGATCCCACTATTGACGCGAAGGAAGAAGATTTCGATAGCGTTTCCGCTATAGCTGACCTGGCTGGACACTGCACTGCGAGGGATCCAAATCATCGGCCTGATATGGGACATGCAGTTAATGTGCTAGGTCAATTGATTGAGAAGTGGAAGCCTTTTGATAATGAAACAGAGGACTATTCTGGCATAGATTACAATCTACCTCTCTCACAGATGTTGGAGGGGTGGAAAGAATCAGAAACAATTAGTTCCAAAAACTCTGATCTGCAGGATAGCACTGGAAGCATACCAAATAGGCCAGCTGGATTTGCAGATTCTTTTACTTCTTCTGATGCCCGATAG